One genomic segment of Amycolatopsis granulosa includes these proteins:
- the dusB gene encoding tRNA dihydrouridine synthase DusB — MADVTATLSKPALKIGPYQVDPPVVLAPMAGITNVAFRRLCREYGAGLYVCEMITARAVVERHPGTMHMMTFDRGEHPRSMQLYGVDPKTMREAVKIIVGEGLADHIDSNFGCPVAKVTRKGGGAALPYKRKLFAQIVRASVEAAGAAGVPFTVKFRIGIDDDHHTFLDAGRIAEAEGAAAVSLHARTAAQRYSGKADWSAIARLKEAVQTIPVLGNGDIFTADDALRMVAETGCDGVVVGRGCLGRPWLFGELEAAFAGRPIPAGPSLGEVAQVLRRHAELLVQHDGHDKAMRDLRKHMAWYFMGFPVGSELRRRFAMVSSMAELDELIGQLDHAAPFPADALGPRGRQGSPGKVTLPHGWLDNPDDDLVPEAEDMHSGG; from the coding sequence ATGGCGGACGTGACCGCGACCCTGAGCAAGCCCGCACTGAAGATCGGCCCGTACCAGGTCGATCCCCCGGTGGTGCTCGCCCCCATGGCCGGCATCACGAACGTGGCGTTCCGGCGCCTGTGCCGCGAGTACGGCGCGGGGCTGTACGTGTGCGAGATGATCACCGCCCGCGCCGTCGTCGAGCGTCATCCGGGCACGATGCACATGATGACCTTCGACCGGGGCGAACACCCCCGGTCGATGCAGCTCTACGGCGTCGACCCGAAAACCATGCGGGAAGCGGTCAAGATCATCGTCGGTGAGGGCCTGGCGGACCACATCGACAGCAACTTCGGCTGCCCGGTCGCCAAGGTCACCCGCAAGGGCGGCGGCGCGGCCCTGCCGTACAAGCGGAAGCTCTTCGCGCAGATCGTGCGGGCCTCGGTGGAGGCCGCCGGCGCCGCGGGTGTGCCGTTCACGGTGAAGTTCCGCATCGGCATCGACGACGACCACCACACCTTCCTCGACGCCGGCCGCATCGCCGAGGCCGAGGGCGCGGCGGCGGTGTCGCTGCACGCCCGCACGGCCGCGCAGCGCTACTCGGGCAAGGCGGACTGGAGCGCCATCGCCCGCCTGAAGGAAGCCGTGCAGACCATCCCGGTTCTGGGCAACGGCGACATCTTCACCGCGGACGACGCGCTGCGGATGGTCGCCGAGACCGGGTGCGACGGCGTGGTCGTCGGCCGGGGATGCCTCGGCCGGCCGTGGCTGTTCGGCGAGCTGGAGGCGGCGTTCGCGGGCCGGCCGATCCCGGCCGGGCCCAGCCTCGGCGAGGTCGCGCAGGTGCTGCGGCGGCACGCGGAGCTGCTGGTCCAGCACGACGGCCACGACAAGGCGATGCGGGACCTGCGCAAGCACATGGCCTGGTACTTCATGGGCTTCCCGGTCGGCTCCGAGCTGCGCCGCCGGTTCGCGATGGTGTCGTCGATGGCCGAGCTCGACGAGCTGATCGGCCAGCTCGACCACGCGGCGCCCTTCCCCGCCGACGCGCTCGGCCCGCGCGGCCGGCAGGGCTCGCCCGGCAAGGTCACGCTGCCGCACGGCTGGCTCGACAACCCTGACGACGACCTGGTGCCCGAGGCCGAGGACATGCACTCCGGCGGCTAG